A region of Massilia sp. WG5 DNA encodes the following proteins:
- a CDS encoding ATP-binding cassette domain-containing protein, which yields MSGPVRASARSSPRLAVRGLRSRFGGPFDFELQAGECVAIQGPSGAGKSVLLRMLADLDPHEGEVLLDGQSSASMPAPAWRARVVYQAAEAAWWEATAGEHFTDAQRDFVDRTLAALGLSATLLETEIERLSTGERQRLALLRSLAAQPRVLLLDEPTAALDPASVKRAEDLLAARLAEGMTVLIVTHSVEQAQRLAQRIFHLEHGKLGTT from the coding sequence TTGAGCGGGCCGGTACGCGCATCGGCACGCTCATCGCCGCGCCTGGCCGTGCGCGGCCTGCGCTCGCGCTTCGGCGGGCCGTTCGACTTCGAGCTGCAGGCCGGCGAGTGCGTCGCCATCCAGGGCCCGTCCGGCGCCGGCAAGAGCGTCCTGCTGCGCATGCTGGCCGACCTCGATCCGCACGAGGGCGAGGTGCTGCTCGACGGCCAGTCCAGCGCCTCGATGCCGGCGCCGGCCTGGCGCGCCAGGGTGGTCTACCAGGCGGCCGAGGCGGCATGGTGGGAAGCCACCGCCGGCGAGCATTTCACCGATGCGCAGCGCGATTTCGTCGACCGGACGCTGGCGGCCCTGGGCCTGTCCGCAACGCTGCTCGAGACCGAGATCGAACGCCTGTCGACCGGCGAGCGCCAGCGCCTGGCACTGCTGCGTTCGCTGGCCGCGCAGCCGCGCGTGCTGCTGCTCGACGAGCCGACCGCCGCCCTCGACCCGGCTTCCGTAAAGCGCGCCGAAGACCTGCTGGCCGCGCGCCTGGCGGAAGGCATGACGGTGCTGATCGTGACCCACTCCGTCGAGCAGGCGCAGCGCCTGGCGCAGCGCATCTTCCACCTCGAGCATGGAAAGTTGGGCACGACATGA